The proteins below are encoded in one region of Oncorhynchus tshawytscha isolate Ot180627B linkage group LG04, Otsh_v2.0, whole genome shotgun sequence:
- the LOC112248189 gene encoding cytochrome P450 1A1: protein MRLTFGIFPKDGLSMSLSGVTMALCTLTLLLVALRGRKREGAGHPKGTLPPGPTPWPLVGNLFQMGDQIHLSLTQLRLQYGDVFQMRMGSLVVVVLSGYATIRQALVRQGEAFAGRPDLFTFSAVANGTSMTFSEKYGPAWVLHKKLCKNALRSFSQAESRGPDTTCLLEEHVCAEAAGMVEAIWELSEASEGLGLDPVVPLVTSVANVVCALCFGKRYDYNDKEFLTIVHINNEVLRIFAAGNMADFFPVFRYLPSPSLRKMVQHISRMNSFMEHNIEEHLETFDKDCIRDITDALIALCEDRQEDEDTAVLSNSQIIHTVIDIFGAGFDTIIAGLQWSLLYLIKFPDIQVKIHQEIDDHIGPARLPRFEDKPKMPFTESFLYEVFRHTSYVPFTIPHCTTQNITLNGYFIPKDTCVFINQYQVNHDIDLWGDPDVFCPERFLGKEGQLNKDLTEKVMIFGMGKRRCLGDGFARLEMFVFLTTLLHRLCIENVPGQELDLSTDFGLTMKPRPYRISVSSRL from the exons ATGAGGCTGACATTTGGGATATTCCCCAAGGATGGCCTCAGTATGTCCCTCTCCGGAGTCACCATGGCTCTCTGTaccctcaccctgcttctagtgGCTCTCAGGGGCCGCAAGCGAGAGGGTGCGGGACACCCCAAAGGCACCCTGCCACCAGGGCCGACCCCCTGGCCCCTGGTGGGTAACCTGTTCCAGATGGGCGACCAGATCCACCTGTCCCTGACGCAGCTCCGGCTGCAGTACGGAGACGTCTTCCAGATGCGTATGGGCTCCCTTGTTGTGGTGGTGCTTAGCGGCTATGCCACCATTAGGCAGGCGCTGGTTCGGCAGGGCGAGGCTTTCGCTGGACGCCCTGACCTCTTCACCTTCTCTGCCGTGGCCAATGGCACCAGCATGACCTTCAGTGAGAAGTATGGCCCCGCCTGGGTGCTCCACAAGAAGCTCTGCAAGAACGCCCTACGCTCCTTCTCGCAGGCAGAGTCGCGGGGTCCCGACACCACCTGTCTGCTAGAGGAGCACGTGTGCGCTGAGGCAGCTGGGATGGTGGAGGCCATTTGGGAGCTATCAGAGGCGAGCGAGGGGCTAGGTCTGGACCCTGTGGTCCCGCTGGTTACGTCGGTGGCCAATGTGGTGTGTGCTCTGTGTTTCGGGAAGAGGTATGACTACAATGACAAAGAGTTCCTCACTATTGTGCACATCAACAACGAGGTGTTGCGGATCTTCGCTGCAGGCAACATGGCCGACTTCTTCCCTGTGTTCCGCTACCTGCCGAGCCCGTCCCTGCGTAAGATGGTCCAGCACATCAGCAGAATGAACAGCTTCATGGAACACAACATCGAGGAGCACCTGGAGACCTTTGACAAG gaCTGTATACGTGACATCACAGATGCTCTGATTGCCCTTTGTGAGGATCGTCAAGAGGATGAAGACACCGCAGTGCTGTCCAACTCCCAGATCATACACACTGTCATCGACATCTTTGGAGCag gaTTTGATACCATCATAGCTGGTTTACAGTGGAGCCTCTTATACCTCATCAAGTTTCCTGACATCCAGGTCAAAATACACCAGGAGATTG ACGACCACATTGGCCCAGCCAGACTACCTCGGTTTGAAGACAAGCCCAAGATGCCTTTTACTGAGTCCTTCTTATATGAGGTGTTCCGTCACACATCCTATGTCCCTTTCACCATACCACACTG CACCACACAAAACATCACACTCAATGGATACTTCATTCCAAAGGACACCTGTGTCTTCATCAATCAGTATCAGGTTAATCACGACAT AGATCTGTGGGGTGACCCAGACGTGTTCTGCCCCGAGCGCTTCCTGGGTAAAGAGGGACAACTCAACAAAGACCTGACAGAGAAGGTCATGATCTTCGGGATGGGGAAAAGGCGTTGCCTGGGTGATGGGTTCGCCCGGTTGGAGATGTTTGTATTCCTGACCACACTGCTCCATCGGCTGTGTATCGAGAATGTTCCGGGACAGGAGCTGGACCTCAGTACCGACTTTGGGCTCACCATGAAGCCCCGCCCCTACAGGATCAGTGTCTCGTCACGCCTCTAG